A genomic segment from Malus domestica chromosome 05, GDT2T_hap1 encodes:
- the LOC103441558 gene encoding 3-ketoacyl-CoA synthase 4-like yields MCISPTTNGGVQSRQLPDFLQTVNSKYVKLGYHYLIAHLLTLCLVPLMAIIVIEASQVDPDDIHQLWLQLQSNLVAVIIFSAMVVFGSTVYVMTRPRSVYLVDYSCYKAPSHLKVRYHQFMEHSKLIGDFDKSSLEFQRKILERSGLGVETYVPEAMNYVPPRISMAAARQEAEQVVFGALDDLFANANVKPKDIGILVVNCSLFNPTPSLSAMVVNKYKLRGNIRSFNLGGMGCSAGVIAVDLAKDMLQIHRNTYAVVVSTENITQNWYFGNKKSMLIPNCLFRVGGSAVLLSNKPMDRRRAKYKLVHVVRTHCGADDKAFRCVYQEQDDDGKTGVSLSKDLMAIAGGALKANITTLGPLVLPLSEQLLFFATLVAKKLFNAKVEPYIPDFKLAFDHFCIHAGGRAVIDELEKNLQLLPVHVEASRMTLHRFGNTSSSSIWYELAYIEAKGRMQKGNRVWQIAFGSGFKCNSAVWEVVESVKASPHSPWEDCIDRYPVEAVT; encoded by the coding sequence ATGTGCATTTCTCCGACCACCAATGGTGGAGTTCAGAGCCGTCAGCTGCCGGATTTCTTGCAGACTGTGAACTCGAAGTATGTGAAATTGGGTTACCATTACTTGATAGCCCATCTCCTGACTCTCTGTTTAGTTCCTCTAATGGCGATCATCGTCATTGAAGCCTCCCAGGTGGACCCGGATGACATTCACCAGCTCTGGCTCCAACTCCAGAGCAATCTCGTCGCTGTCATCATTTTCTCTGCTATGGTTGTTTTTGGATCCACCGTTTATGTTATGACCCGTCCGAGATCCGTTTACCTTGTGGACTATTCGTGTTACAAGGCCCCGTCACATTTGAAAGTGAGATACCACCAGTTTATGGAGCATTCAAAGTTGATAGGGGACTTCGATAAGTCCTCGCTTGAGTTCCAGCGCAAGATTCTGGAGCGATCTGGCCTAGGAGTGGAGACTTATGTCCCTGAAGCAATGAACTATGTTCCGCCAAGGATATCAATGGCGGCGGCTCGCCAGGAGGCAGAGCAGGTGGTTTTTGGTGCATTGGATGATCTGTTTGCTAATGCAAATGTTAAGCCCAAGGACATTGGTATTCTTGTTGTGAATTGTAGTTTGTTTAATCCAACTCCTTCACTGTCTGCTATGGTTGTTAATAAGTACAAATTGAGGGGAAATATTAGAAGTTTTAATTTAGGGGGTATGGGGTGTAGTGCTGGAGTTATAGCTGTTGATCTTGCTAAGGATATGTTGCAAATTCATAGGAATACATACGCGGTTGTTGTTAGTACTGAGAATATTACTCAGAATTGGTACTTTGGGAACAAGAAATCAATGTTGATACCCAACTGTTTGTTCCGTGTTGGTGGGTCAGCAGTTTTGCTTTCAAATAAGCCCATGGATAGGCGTCGGGCTAAGTATAAGCTGGTCCACGTTGTGAGGACTCATTGTGGTGCTGATGATAAGGCATTTAGGTGTGTTTATCAAGAGCAGGATGATGATGGGAAAACTGGAGTTTCTTTGTCAAAGGATCTCATGGCAATTGCCGGTGGGGCTCTCAAGGCTAACATCACAACATTGGGTCCCCTTGTCCTGCCTTTAAGTGAGCAGCTTCTCTTCTTTGCTACTTTGGTTGCGAAGAAGTTGTTCAACGCAAAAGTCGAGCCTTATATCCCAGATTTCAAGCTTGCTTTTGATCATTTCTGCATACATGCTGGGGGAAGGGCCGTGATTGATGAGCTTGAGAAGAACTTGCAGCTTCTACCAGTTCATGTTGAGGCATCTCGGATGACACTACACAGGTTTGGTAACACCTCGTCTAGTTCGATCTGGTATGAGTTGGCTTATATCGAGGCAAAGGGTAGGATGCAAAAGGGAAACCGTGTCTGGCAGATTGCTTTCGGTAGTGGTTTCAAATGTAACAGTGCGGTGTGGGAGGTGGTTGAAAGTGTAAAAGCTTCTCCTCATAGTCCATGGGAAGATTGCATTGACAGGTATCCTGTGGAGGCCGTTACCTAG
- the LOC139196060 gene encoding uncharacterized protein, whose amino-acid sequence MIFIRRHLDEALKSEYLTVEDPLALWNALRSRYNHQTTVILPKARYDWTHLRIQDFKSVAEYNSALFRITSQMKLCGDTITEEMLLEKTFSTFHASNMVLQQQYRARGFTEYNQLISVLLVAEQNNELLMKNHNSRPTGSAPFPEVNVASLERNTISSRGNNYKQGRGHKQGRWKGKSKNHGVQFHNQVPRYNPGPSFKNTNRQKGKAHVNTPRNHEGGCHRCGGNGHWARTCRTPKHLVELYQASFKEKGVEINFLDQAKPMETPDPVTNLSGQLNTTHLDATDFINERGNEVYGSD is encoded by the coding sequence atgatttttattcgtcgccatcttgatgaggcactaaagagcgagtacttaacggttgaagatccgttagccCTTTGGAATGCCTTGAGaagcagatacaatcaccagacaacggtgattcttccaaaagctcgctatgactggactcacctaaggatccaggatttcaaatcagtggctgagtacaattcggcgttgttcagaattacctctcagatgaaaCTCTGTGGGGATACTATCACTGAGGAAATGTtattggaaaagactttcagcacattccaCGCCTCTAACATGGTACTGCAACAACAGTATAGAGCGCgaggcttcactgaatacaaccagctgatatctgtgctcTTGGTGgctgaacagaacaatgagcttctcatgaaaaaccataattcccgacctactggatcagcaccgttcccagaagtgaatgttgCGTCCCTTGAAAGAAATACCATATCCTCCCgtggcaataattacaaacaaGGACGTGGTCACAAGCAAGGTCGGTGGAAAGGAAAaagcaagaaccatggtgtccagtttcacaaccaggttccaaggtATAATCCAGGCCCGAGCTTTAAAAATACCAATCGCCAGAAAGGAAAAGCTCATGTGAACACTCCTAGAAATCATGAAGGAggttgccataggtgtggtggcaacggacattgggcgcgtacttgtcgcaccccaaagcatctggtggaactatatcaagcctccttcaaggagaagggtgtcgagatcaatttccttgaccaggctaaaccaatggaAACCCCTGATCCAGTGACCAATTTATCAGGACAGTTAAACACAACCCACCTGGATGCTACAGACTTTATTaatgaaagagggaatgaagtttatgggtccgattga